One genomic region from Anopheles bellator chromosome 2, idAnoBellAS_SP24_06.2, whole genome shotgun sequence encodes:
- the LOC131211379 gene encoding CD63 antigen, with protein MAAERYELNMSMKCVKYMIFVISITFAVVAAMLLSMAIAIGNLFDDFQSFIDSHFFVPPNLLIAIGIILLVIALFGCVGALKESTVMINIYGVLLVSVFILQLAAAITAFVLRGQVEYMVRQKIFSSMAEYKDIPGYHNSIDALQNMLECCGVDGYTDWANFLPTVGVSTTTMEPMETPSPAPYQPYDDLTMIEYPETCCSSIPVDGLCTPRPYGCYSRLAWIISQGSVLIATGATAVAFVQILGAICAFMLARAIRRTKTLRATRRWHLQQSLGIMTKTMDPQYTGMEKSEENVDPDKYLPTSPSVN; from the exons ATGGCGGCGGAACGGTACGAGCTCAACATGAGCATGAAGTGCGTCAAGTACATGATCTTCGTCATCAGCATAACGTTCGCA GTCGTTGCTGCGATGCTTCTCTCGATGGCTATCGCCATCGGTAACCTGTTTGACGATTTCCAAAGCTTCATCGACTCGCACTTCTTCGTGCCGCCGAACCTGCTGATTGCGATTGGCATCATCCTGCTCGTCATTGCCCTGTTCGGTTGCGTCGGAGCACTCAAGGAGAGTACGGTTATGATCAACATT taCGGAGTGCTGCTGGTCTCCGTGTTCATCCTGCaactggcggcggccattACGGCGTTCGTGCTGCGGGGCCAAGTGGAGTATATGGTGCGCCAGAAGATTTTCAGTTCCATGGCCGAATATAAGGACATCCCGGGGTATCATAATTCCATTGATGCGCTTCAAAATATG CTCGAGTGCTGCGGAGTCGATGGGTACACCGATTGGGCTAACTTCCTACCGACGGTAGGCgtatcgacgacgacaatggaACCAATGGAGACTCCGTCTCCGGCTCCGTACCAACCGTACGACGATCTTACGATGATTGAGTACCCGGAAACGTGTTGCTCGTCCATCCCAGTCGATGGACTATGCACGCCGCGCCCGTACGGGTGCTACTCGCGCCTGGCATGGATCATTTCCCAAGGGTCCGTGCTGATTGCGACCGGTGCAACGGCGGTTGCGTTCGTGCAGATACTGGGGGCCATATGCGCGTTCATGTTGGCCCGAGCCATCCGGCGCACCAAAACGCTGCGGGCTACCCGTCGCTGGCATCTGCAGCAAAGTCTGGGCATAATGACCAAAACCATGGATCCGCAGTACACCGGAATGGAGAAATCCGAAGAGAACGTTGACCCGGACAAGTATTTGCCCACCAGCCCCAGTGTTAACTAA